Proteins co-encoded in one Callospermophilus lateralis isolate mCalLat2 chromosome 2, mCalLat2.hap1, whole genome shotgun sequence genomic window:
- the LOC143392428 gene encoding uncharacterized protein LOC143392428 has protein sequence MSGLRRYEVALEAEEEIYWGCFYFFPWLRMWRRERSSAHPREQKLEPLRGLMSCLSSSLGPAPHRSGRGLLCRTPATAAQTAGALKI, from the exons ATGTCGGGATTGAGGAGATACGAGGTGGCGCTGGAGGCGGAGGAGGA GATCTACTGGGGCTGTTTCTACTTTTTCCCCTGGCTGCGAATGTGGCGCAGGGAGCGGAG CTCTGCACACCCCCGAGAGCAGAAGCTGGAGCCTCTGCGGGGCCTGATGAGCTGTCTGTCGAgcagcctgggccctgctccccatcgcTCAGGTCGTGGCCTCCTCTGCCGCACCCCTGCCACCGCTGCCCAGACAGCCGGTGCATTAAAAATTTAA
- the Ccl27 gene encoding LOW QUALITY PROTEIN: C-C motif chemokine 27 (The sequence of the model RefSeq protein was modified relative to this genomic sequence to represent the inferred CDS: deleted 2 bases in 1 codon), producing MKWLSPTSSLLLLLLLLSPDPGAALLLPPSTTCCTQLHRQPLSRKLLRKVIRVELQEADGDCHLQAFVLHLARRSVCIHPQNRSLARWFERQGKRFPGKAPCLNLMLQGKMGWSPQQLK from the exons ATGAAGTGGCTCTCGCCCACCAGCAGCCTCCTGCTGCTATTGTTGCTCCTAAGCCCAGATCCTGGAGCAG CATTGCTACTGCCACCCAGCACTACCTGCTGTACTCAGCTCCACagacagccactctccagaaagcTACTGAGGAAGGTCATTCGGGTGGAACTGCAGGAGGCTGATGGGGACTGTCATCTCCAGGCTTTCGT GCTTCACCTGGCTCGACGCAGTGTCTGCATCCATCCCCAGAACCGCAGCCTGGCTCGGTGGTTTGAGCGCCAAGGGAAAAGGTTCCCAGGG AAGGCTCCCTGCCTGAATCTGATGCTACAAGGGAAAATGGGCTGGAGTCCCCAACagctaaaataa